The following coding sequences are from one Streptomyces sp. NBC_00536 window:
- a CDS encoding carbohydrate binding domain-containing protein translates to MSAVAVIGAGMAVAGTVTAGAVTTNLVANSGFENGLSDWSCSGGSGAAVGSPVHSGAAALKATPTGQDNAQCTQTISVQPNSQYTLSAYVQGSYVYLGATGTGITGTPSTWTPSSPSYGQLSVAFTTGPSTTSVTVYLHGWYGQPAYYADDVSLTGPGGGNPTPTATPPTTAPPTTAPPTTAPPTTAPPTTAPPTTTPPGGSCPTKPKPSGKVLQGYWENWDGASNGVHPGMGWVPITDSRIAAHGYNVINAAFPVILSDGTVQWQDGMDANVKVSTPAEMCQAKAAGATILMSIGGAAAGIDLSSSTVADRFVATVVPILKKYNFDGIDIDIETGLSGSGNINTLSASQANLMRIIDGVLAQMPAGFGLTMAPETAYVTGGSVTYGSIWGSYLPIIKKYADNGRLWWLNMQYYNGSMYGCSGDSYQAGTVQGFTAQTTCLNNGLTIQGTTIKVPYDKQVPGLPAQPGAGGGYMAPSLVSQSWNAFGGSLKGLMTWSVNWDGSKGWTFGDNVRSLQGR, encoded by the coding sequence ATGAGCGCGGTCGCCGTCATCGGTGCGGGCATGGCCGTGGCCGGGACCGTCACGGCCGGGGCGGTCACCACCAACCTGGTGGCCAACTCCGGATTCGAGAACGGACTGTCCGACTGGTCCTGCTCCGGCGGCTCCGGCGCGGCCGTCGGCAGTCCGGTCCACTCCGGCGCCGCGGCGCTCAAGGCCACGCCGACCGGCCAGGACAACGCGCAGTGCACCCAGACCATCAGCGTGCAGCCCAACTCGCAGTACACGCTGAGCGCTTACGTCCAGGGAAGCTACGTCTACCTGGGCGCCACCGGCACCGGCATCACCGGAACCCCGTCGACCTGGACGCCGAGCAGCCCGTCGTACGGCCAACTCAGCGTCGCCTTCACCACCGGGCCGAGCACCACCTCGGTGACCGTCTACCTGCACGGCTGGTACGGGCAGCCCGCGTACTACGCGGACGACGTCTCGCTCACCGGCCCCGGCGGCGGCAACCCCACGCCGACCGCGACCCCGCCGACCACCGCGCCGCCTACCACCGCGCCCCCGACGACGGCACCCCCCACCACCGCACCGCCCACCACCGCGCCCCCGACCACCACCCCGCCCGGCGGCAGCTGTCCCACGAAGCCCAAGCCGTCGGGCAAGGTGCTGCAGGGGTACTGGGAGAACTGGGACGGCGCCTCCAACGGCGTCCACCCCGGCATGGGCTGGGTGCCCATCACGGACAGCCGGATCGCCGCCCACGGATACAACGTCATCAACGCGGCCTTCCCGGTGATCCTCTCGGACGGCACCGTCCAGTGGCAGGACGGCATGGACGCCAACGTCAAGGTCTCGACCCCCGCCGAGATGTGCCAGGCCAAGGCGGCCGGGGCGACGATCCTGATGTCGATCGGCGGCGCCGCCGCGGGCATCGACCTGAGTTCCAGTACGGTCGCCGACCGGTTCGTCGCGACCGTCGTCCCGATCCTGAAGAAGTACAACTTCGACGGGATCGACATCGACATCGAGACCGGCCTGTCCGGAAGCGGCAACATCAACACCCTGTCCGCTTCCCAGGCCAACCTGATGCGCATCATCGACGGCGTACTGGCCCAGATGCCCGCGGGCTTCGGCCTGACGATGGCCCCCGAGACCGCGTACGTCACCGGCGGAAGCGTGACCTACGGGTCCATCTGGGGGTCCTACCTGCCGATCATCAAGAAGTACGCCGACAACGGGCGGCTGTGGTGGCTGAACATGCAGTACTACAACGGCAGCATGTACGGCTGCTCCGGTGACTCCTACCAGGCCGGTACGGTCCAGGGATTCACCGCGCAGACCACCTGCCTGAACAACGGCCTGACCATCCAGGGCACCACCATCAAGGTCCCCTACGACAAGCAGGTGCCCGGGCTGCCCGCCCAGCCGGGCGCGGGCGGCGGCTACATGGCGCCGAGCCTGGTCAGCCAGTCGTGGAACGCCTTCGGCGGTTCGCTGAAGGGGCTCATGACCTGGTCGGTCAACTGGGACGGCTCGAAGGGCTGGACCTTCGGTGACAACGTCAGGTCCCTCCAGGGCCGCTGA
- a CDS encoding glutaredoxin domain-containing protein yields MTRTWILPILLVLCGSLVSTGLLFSGSPGEAAAFLPVFVLLAGVNSPLVFPRSMGALEAQRRSAADGRPVVFWRPGCKYCIRMRIRLGRNARRLYWVNIWRDPAAAAAVRAANNGNETVPTVVVAGRPHTNPDPAWVREQLA; encoded by the coding sequence ATGACGCGCACTTGGATCTTGCCGATACTGCTTGTGCTCTGCGGCTCACTCGTTTCGACCGGACTGCTCTTCAGCGGGAGCCCCGGCGAAGCGGCAGCATTCCTGCCGGTGTTCGTGCTGCTCGCAGGCGTGAACTCGCCTCTGGTTTTCCCGAGATCGATGGGTGCGCTGGAGGCTCAGCGCCGCAGCGCGGCCGATGGCCGACCGGTCGTCTTCTGGCGGCCGGGCTGCAAGTACTGCATACGAATGCGTATCCGGCTGGGCCGCAACGCCCGCCGGCTGTACTGGGTCAACATCTGGCGAGACCCGGCAGCAGCCGCAGCGGTGAGGGCGGCCAACAACGGCAACGAGACCGTGCCGACCGTCGTCGTGGCGGGCCGGCCACACACCAACCCCGATCCCGCATGGGTGCGTGAACAGCTGGCCTGA
- a CDS encoding JmjC domain-containing protein produces the protein MTTAHVGDLAVVQGPLDWDEFTAHYWDRRPVLIKAVRSAPFELREVFAATTLATRPPSSYLMPPNAQFAVGRFQQTEPADWFPRTGDGTFDGYRRRLDTELAAFSKETRYALVVHAFHAFHAGQWERERAFFEPLWERAGLPLSGAITTLFHGNYEHTPVGVHKDRFATFLFALEGRKRMRFWRERPWTEPVTTVLDYQPYLASSFTAEPEPGDLLYWPADYYHVGESVDGGAATSVNVGVPREAHRAVYDVDDLLLGKAPDAMVDPDAGLVRLPAATAPLSVPEPPADGALPEALEQTLRVFQEYRDPDRMRDRVASVSLRNWSASGLCPVPPPEVPQPLDDGTAVRARARILHERADGALLCAANGHVARTVLTRHQLEPLLRRLADREPVPVRELLAALPPTAHEEARRLLESLESFRALTRT, from the coding sequence ATGACAACAGCACACGTGGGTGACCTGGCCGTCGTCCAAGGCCCCCTCGACTGGGACGAGTTCACCGCACACTACTGGGACCGGCGCCCGGTGCTGATCAAGGCCGTCCGCTCGGCACCCTTCGAGCTGCGCGAGGTCTTCGCCGCCACCACGCTCGCCACCCGGCCGCCCAGCTCGTACCTGATGCCGCCGAACGCGCAGTTCGCCGTCGGACGCTTCCAGCAGACCGAGCCCGCGGACTGGTTCCCGCGCACGGGTGACGGCACGTTCGACGGCTACCGGCGGCGGCTGGACACCGAGCTGGCGGCCTTCTCGAAGGAGACCCGGTACGCGCTGGTCGTGCACGCCTTCCACGCCTTCCACGCCGGACAGTGGGAGCGCGAGCGGGCGTTCTTCGAACCGCTGTGGGAGCGTGCCGGGCTGCCGCTGTCGGGGGCGATCACGACGCTCTTCCACGGCAACTACGAGCACACCCCGGTCGGCGTCCACAAGGACCGCTTCGCGACCTTCCTGTTCGCCCTCGAAGGCCGCAAGCGGATGCGGTTCTGGCGGGAGCGCCCCTGGACCGAGCCGGTGACCACCGTGCTCGACTACCAGCCCTACCTGGCCTCCTCGTTCACCGCCGAGCCCGAGCCCGGCGACCTGCTGTACTGGCCCGCGGACTACTACCACGTCGGCGAGAGCGTCGACGGCGGGGCCGCGACCAGCGTCAACGTCGGCGTGCCGCGCGAGGCGCACCGCGCGGTCTACGACGTGGACGACCTGCTGCTGGGCAAGGCCCCGGACGCGATGGTCGACCCGGACGCCGGCCTGGTGCGGCTGCCCGCCGCCACAGCCCCGCTGTCGGTGCCCGAACCGCCCGCGGACGGCGCACTGCCCGAAGCGCTGGAGCAGACCCTGCGCGTCTTCCAGGAGTACCGCGACCCCGACCGGATGCGGGACCGGGTCGCCTCGGTCTCGCTCCGCAACTGGAGCGCCTCCGGCCTGTGCCCCGTACCCCCGCCCGAGGTGCCGCAGCCCCTGGACGACGGCACGGCGGTACGAGCCCGCGCCCGGATCCTGCACGAGCGGGCCGACGGGGCGCTGCTGTGCGCCGCCAACGGGCACGTGGCGCGCACCGTCCTGACACGGCACCAGCTGGAACCGCTGCTGCGCCGGCTCGCCGACCGGGAGCCGGTCCCGGTCCGCGAGCTGCTGGCCGCCCTGCCCCCCACCGCCCACGAAGAGGCCCGCCGCCTGCTGGAGTCCCTGGAATCCTTCCGCGCCCTGACCCGTACATAG
- a CDS encoding DUF4135 domain-containing protein has translation MELRDPGGAIGAPELPPTTRRLMAALADGRAGGAFPPVVRPGPDGTLVIERPLGGPSDARALAHALADARFAPLHEVLRRIDAWSARADTDTRRFDPQVLRPENADLFGPLLTEALEACVDEPPERAAAFVAQRAQQYLEFLTLFLERLARDQPSDRRVTGLWANGEETHNGGQRVLRVEFADGARLAYKPRPATGEILFLAPEDSVFTLLNGLPPASGPIRLPIMRCWTGSGPDRACYSWQEWIEPPDAWGVLRTDGELSLRGAVLDPGAAARYWHRAGSLAAAAFAFGIADLIGGNVLIGQRPGDGEPLLFPVDLEAYFAGLDRLFETGLLYDPAVSAQHHTGLENVARWCELDGPATCWRPQPDGSLRLERRTLSLTRTETRTVVGDTGGRAGYGPYLTALLRGMFDAWTLMCRGRARIAEFIGERAAGHVVRLIARPTAEYPHGSDIPFTDGELEQLARGDVPYFFRAADGGPLLAMRMPPGRELRTYPTDAPGWGEDRPWPPVAAVREGGKLDLAGLGIALRDAVEHVHGDLDPERSELHDPEHGVRLRLRGPREGEVSFDWPEAARRITYVWDEAKLRLRIDSLTDEAGPARTAAEIRERLLRLGRIDASLRAPWAAGGFTDTELEARLDRLTGAGISWLRGVVAEHGWPGRSLVGEEAATVASALLQHHTGDLAFQRECLALIETAAEDGDMLRRDVAHLTDALRRAEGRPQLYGTKFERVAGGALRPCPIEDEERVDERRAAVGLDPLADYAALLAEKYPAPDTEGVQA, from the coding sequence ATGGAACTGCGCGATCCCGGCGGCGCCATCGGCGCACCCGAACTTCCGCCCACCACGCGGAGGTTGATGGCGGCCTTGGCCGACGGCAGGGCGGGCGGGGCGTTCCCGCCCGTGGTCCGCCCCGGGCCGGACGGCACGCTCGTCATCGAACGCCCATTGGGCGGCCCGTCCGACGCGCGGGCTCTGGCGCACGCACTGGCCGACGCCCGCTTCGCCCCGCTGCACGAGGTGCTGCGGCGGATCGACGCCTGGTCCGCGCGGGCCGACACGGACACCCGGCGGTTCGATCCGCAGGTGCTACGACCGGAGAACGCGGATCTGTTCGGGCCGCTGCTCACCGAGGCCCTGGAAGCCTGTGTGGACGAACCGCCCGAGCGCGCCGCCGCCTTCGTCGCCCAACGGGCCCAGCAGTACCTGGAGTTCCTCACCCTCTTCCTGGAGCGGCTGGCCCGCGACCAGCCCTCCGACCGCCGGGTCACCGGCCTGTGGGCGAACGGCGAGGAGACGCACAACGGCGGACAGCGGGTGCTGCGCGTCGAGTTCGCCGACGGCGCCCGGCTCGCCTACAAGCCGCGCCCGGCGACCGGCGAGATCCTCTTCCTGGCCCCCGAGGACTCGGTGTTCACCCTGCTCAACGGGCTGCCCCCGGCGTCCGGTCCGATCCGGCTGCCGATCATGAGGTGCTGGACGGGCAGTGGCCCGGACCGGGCCTGCTACTCCTGGCAGGAGTGGATCGAGCCGCCGGACGCCTGGGGCGTCCTGCGTACCGACGGAGAGCTGAGCCTGCGCGGCGCCGTCCTCGACCCCGGGGCCGCGGCCCGCTACTGGCACCGCGCCGGATCGCTGGCCGCCGCCGCGTTCGCGTTCGGGATCGCCGACCTGATCGGCGGCAACGTGCTGATCGGCCAGCGCCCGGGGGACGGCGAGCCGCTGCTGTTCCCGGTCGACCTGGAGGCGTACTTCGCCGGTCTGGACCGGCTGTTCGAGACCGGGCTGCTGTACGACCCCGCGGTCTCCGCGCAGCACCACACCGGCCTGGAGAACGTCGCCCGCTGGTGTGAGCTGGACGGCCCCGCGACCTGCTGGCGCCCCCAGCCGGACGGCTCGCTGCGACTGGAACGGCGGACCCTGTCCCTGACCCGGACCGAGACCCGCACGGTGGTCGGGGACACCGGGGGCCGCGCCGGATACGGCCCCTACCTGACGGCGCTGCTGCGCGGCATGTTCGACGCCTGGACGCTGATGTGCCGGGGCCGCGCCCGGATCGCGGAGTTCATCGGGGAGCGGGCCGCCGGGCACGTGGTGCGGTTGATCGCCCGCCCGACCGCCGAATACCCGCACGGCAGCGACATCCCGTTCACGGACGGCGAGTTGGAGCAGCTCGCCCGCGGCGACGTCCCGTACTTCTTCCGCGCGGCCGACGGCGGTCCGCTGCTGGCGATGCGGATGCCGCCCGGCCGCGAGCTGCGGACGTACCCGACCGACGCCCCCGGATGGGGCGAGGACCGGCCCTGGCCACCGGTCGCCGCCGTCCGCGAGGGCGGGAAGCTGGACCTCGCCGGGCTCGGCATCGCGCTGCGCGACGCGGTCGAGCACGTACACGGCGATCTGGACCCGGAGCGGAGCGAGCTGCACGACCCCGAGCACGGGGTACGGCTCAGGCTGCGCGGCCCGCGCGAGGGCGAGGTGTCCTTCGACTGGCCGGAGGCGGCCCGCCGCATCACCTATGTGTGGGACGAGGCGAAGCTGCGGCTGCGCATCGACTCCCTGACCGACGAGGCAGGGCCGGCGCGGACGGCCGCCGAGATCCGCGAACGTCTGCTGCGCCTGGGCCGGATCGACGCGTCGCTGCGCGCTCCCTGGGCCGCCGGGGGCTTCACCGACACCGAGCTGGAAGCGCGGCTCGACCGGCTGACCGGCGCCGGGATCTCCTGGCTGCGGGGCGTGGTCGCCGAGCACGGCTGGCCCGGCCGGAGCCTGGTCGGTGAGGAGGCCGCCACGGTGGCGAGCGCGCTGCTCCAGCACCACACCGGTGACCTCGCGTTCCAGCGCGAGTGCCTGGCCCTGATCGAGACCGCGGCCGAGGACGGCGACATGCTCCGGCGCGATGTCGCCCACCTCACCGACGCGCTGCGCCGGGCCGAGGGCCGCCCGCAGTTGTACGGCACGAAGTTCGAGCGGGTCGCGGGCGGCGCGCTGCGGCCTTGCCCGATCGAGGACGAGGAGCGGGTGGACGAGCGCCGCGCGGCCGTCGGCCTCGATCCGCTCGCCGACTACGCGGCCCTGCTGGCTGAGAAGTACCCGGCACCCGACACTGAAGGGGTACAGGCGTGA
- a CDS encoding NAD(P)H-binding protein: MPDTPRPTGTHDGPSVLVTGAAGNLGREVVDRLLAQGARVRRLVHRPTTGPRSAVESVVGDLTDPAVFRAALQGVDAVLLIWPLLDTDPAHHVVAELIAAAPRVVYVSSTAIDDGAARQSDPIVQVHVDMEVLLREAGLRPVVLRSDTMASNARGWGAQLRVGDLIAGPDMARTAVVDERDVADAAVTVLLAPDRTQLDPKTYLLTGPEVLDRGDQVARLGAALRRPLSFRPLPVDLARSRMLADGRPERLVEALLAASVRRPESHLITDHVERLTGTPAGTFARWAVDHAGGFRRESSDS; the protein is encoded by the coding sequence ATGCCTGACACCCCTCGCCCCACGGGCACCCATGACGGTCCATCGGTCCTGGTCACCGGCGCGGCCGGCAATCTCGGCCGTGAGGTCGTCGACCGCCTCCTGGCACAGGGCGCGCGCGTACGCCGCCTCGTGCACCGTCCCACCACCGGCCCCCGCTCCGCGGTCGAGTCGGTGGTCGGTGACCTCACGGACCCCGCGGTGTTCCGTGCCGCACTCCAGGGCGTCGACGCCGTCCTTCTCATCTGGCCGCTGCTCGACACCGACCCCGCCCACCACGTGGTCGCGGAACTCATCGCGGCCGCGCCCCGTGTCGTCTACGTGTCCTCGACCGCCATCGATGACGGCGCCGCCCGCCAGAGCGATCCCATCGTCCAGGTGCACGTCGACATGGAAGTCCTGCTGCGTGAGGCGGGGTTGCGGCCCGTGGTACTGCGCAGCGACACGATGGCCTCCAACGCCCGTGGTTGGGGCGCGCAGTTGCGGGTGGGTGACCTGATCGCGGGCCCGGACATGGCGCGCACGGCCGTTGTCGACGAACGCGATGTCGCCGATGCGGCGGTCACCGTACTGCTCGCGCCGGACCGCACCCAACTGGACCCGAAAACCTACCTGTTGACTGGACCCGAGGTGCTCGACCGCGGCGACCAGGTCGCTCGACTCGGCGCCGCACTCCGGCGCCCTCTGAGCTTCCGGCCGCTTCCCGTTGATCTCGCTCGATCGCGCATGCTCGCGGACGGCCGTCCGGAGCGCCTGGTGGAAGCACTGCTGGCCGCCTCGGTGCGCCGACCGGAGTCACACCTCATCACCGATCACGTCGAGCGGCTCACCGGCACACCGGCCGGTACCTTCGCGAGGTGGGCCGTCGACCACGCGGGTGGTTTCAGACGTGAGAGCAGTGACTCGTGA
- a CDS encoding MerR family transcriptional regulator: MRMHTVGAAAAELGVEAHVLRHWEEVGALTVRRDANGYRLYDDNAVEQARTVLKLRRVGLSLPEVIAAMAPKKEAAQAVVRAKIAALESEVVRTRQAIVFLQHTLECRHRYLDDCPDCAQFVREA; the protein is encoded by the coding sequence ATGCGGATGCATACGGTCGGAGCGGCAGCCGCGGAACTCGGCGTCGAGGCTCATGTGCTGCGGCACTGGGAGGAGGTGGGGGCCCTCACCGTGCGCCGCGATGCCAACGGCTACCGCCTCTACGACGACAACGCCGTTGAGCAGGCACGCACCGTGCTGAAACTGCGGCGCGTCGGGCTCTCGTTGCCGGAGGTCATCGCTGCCATGGCGCCGAAGAAGGAGGCGGCGCAGGCCGTTGTGCGGGCGAAGATCGCCGCGCTCGAAAGCGAGGTCGTCCGCACGCGACAGGCCATCGTCTTCCTGCAGCACACCCTTGAGTGCCGGCATCGGTACCTGGACGACTGCCCGGACTGCGCGCAGTTCGTCCGCGAGGCCTGA
- a CDS encoding MerR family transcriptional regulator, with amino-acid sequence MADGLTISQAAAFVGVTVKTVRHYHRLGLVAEPGRDGSGYRRYGSADLLRLVQVRTVAGAGVPLAGIGDLLDAGPERFAATLDDVRRRLTEQIEDLTARRDTLHRLAQGDRALLPDRACAVLDRLVALGFDPDYVATQREALVLARALVPEVYEAFLARLEHGLGDPEFVALTQRGLDAASWEPDDPRIEELASALAAKLLSHDAPPTMPTGPTGPTGSRRQSNASARYGLVNHHREERAPSIARLNTLVEAHLRAAGVDIPHQ; translated from the coding sequence ATGGCAGACGGGCTCACGATCAGTCAGGCGGCGGCGTTCGTCGGCGTCACGGTCAAGACCGTTCGGCACTACCACCGGCTCGGCCTGGTCGCCGAGCCCGGACGTGACGGTTCCGGCTACCGGCGTTACGGTTCGGCCGACCTCCTCCGGCTGGTCCAGGTCCGGACCGTCGCCGGAGCCGGTGTGCCGCTGGCGGGGATCGGGGACCTGCTCGACGCCGGTCCGGAGCGGTTCGCCGCCACCCTGGACGACGTCCGTCGTCGGCTCACCGAACAGATCGAGGACCTGACCGCGCGACGCGACACCCTGCACCGGCTGGCACAGGGTGACCGGGCCCTGCTGCCCGACCGCGCCTGCGCGGTCCTCGACAGACTCGTGGCGCTCGGCTTCGATCCGGACTACGTGGCCACGCAGCGGGAGGCCCTGGTACTGGCCCGGGCGCTGGTTCCGGAGGTCTACGAGGCCTTCCTGGCCAGGCTTGAACACGGGCTCGGCGACCCCGAGTTCGTCGCGCTGACCCAGCGCGGCCTGGACGCGGCGTCCTGGGAACCCGACGACCCGCGGATCGAGGAACTGGCGTCCGCGCTGGCCGCCAAACTGCTGTCCCACGACGCTCCGCCGACGATGCCGACCGGACCGACCGGGCCGACCGGATCGCGCCGGCAGTCCAACGCCTCCGCCCGGTACGGACTGGTCAACCACCACCGGGAAGAGCGGGCGCCGTCCATCGCCCGGCTGAACACGCTGGTCGAGGCGCACCTGCGCGCCGCCGGGGTCGACATCCCGCACCAGTGA
- a CDS encoding serine hydrolase domain-containing protein — protein sequence MGANKSGFSEAGLRRLREVLARHVESKRIPGLVALVSRDGQTHVEAIGTMRHDGGTPMRRDTIFRMASTSKPVTTAAAMVLLDECRLRLDEPVDPWLPELADRRVLKRPDGPLEDTVPARRPITVRDLMTSTFGLGVDFDLMDSPIRAATFARTDYSVVSGPAPGPDEWMRRLGELPLSYQPGERWQYDLSNEVLGVLVARVTGRPLETFLRERVLDPLGMKDTAFHVPADKIDRLPPLYGPDPRTGEFLVWDEAEGGRTSRPPEFQGAGGGLVSTADDYHAYFRMLLNHGMHGGERILSRAAVELMTTNRLTPGLQEARDAMYRNIAHLTVGQGQQGGWGFGMAVRTRRGDHAPIGQFGWDGGTGTTAHADPGSRITGILLTQVGMSTPDSARLIHDFWTTLHQAADH from the coding sequence ATGGGTGCAAACAAGAGCGGCTTCTCCGAGGCCGGACTGCGCAGACTGCGCGAGGTACTGGCCCGGCACGTCGAGTCCAAGAGGATTCCCGGGCTGGTCGCCCTGGTCAGCCGTGACGGGCAGACGCACGTCGAAGCGATCGGGACGATGCGTCATGACGGCGGTACGCCGATGCGCCGGGACACGATCTTCCGGATGGCGTCCACCTCCAAGCCGGTGACGACGGCGGCGGCGATGGTCCTGCTCGACGAGTGCAGGCTGCGCCTGGACGAGCCGGTGGACCCGTGGCTGCCCGAACTCGCCGACCGCCGGGTGCTCAAGCGGCCCGACGGCCCGCTGGAGGACACCGTGCCGGCCAGGCGGCCGATCACCGTACGGGACCTGATGACCTCCACCTTCGGGCTCGGAGTGGACTTCGATCTGATGGACTCCCCCATCAGGGCCGCGACCTTCGCGCGGACCGACTACAGCGTGGTGTCCGGGCCGGCGCCCGGGCCGGACGAGTGGATGCGCCGCCTCGGCGAGCTGCCTCTGTCGTACCAGCCCGGAGAACGGTGGCAGTACGACCTCAGCAACGAAGTGCTCGGCGTGCTGGTCGCCAGGGTCACGGGCCGGCCGTTGGAAACGTTCCTGCGCGAACGCGTCCTCGATCCGCTGGGGATGAAGGACACGGCCTTCCACGTGCCCGCCGACAAGATCGACCGGCTGCCGCCCCTGTACGGGCCCGACCCGCGGACCGGGGAGTTCCTCGTGTGGGACGAGGCGGAAGGCGGAAGGACCAGTCGGCCCCCGGAGTTCCAGGGCGCCGGCGGCGGTCTGGTCTCCACCGCCGACGACTACCACGCCTACTTCCGGATGCTGCTGAACCACGGCATGCACGGCGGCGAACGGATCCTGTCCCGGGCCGCAGTCGAGCTGATGACCACCAACCGCCTCACGCCCGGGCTACAGGAAGCCCGGGACGCCATGTACCGGAACATCGCCCACCTCACGGTCGGCCAGGGGCAGCAGGGCGGCTGGGGTTTCGGCATGGCGGTACGGACCCGTCGTGGCGACCACGCGCCCATCGGCCAGTTCGGCTGGGACGGCGGCACCGGCACCACGGCCCACGCCGACCCGGGCAGCCGGATCACCGGAATCCTGCTCACCCAGGTCGGCATGTCCACCCCGGACTCGGCGCGGCTCATCCACGACTTCTGGACCACGCTCCACCAGGCCGCCGACCACTGA
- a CDS encoding YceI family protein, producing MTVDNAVLTGDYVLDPAHTRIGFVARHAMVTKVRGAFQQFEGTAHLDGADPARSSAQVVIKAESINTGVEQRDQHLRTNDFLDVPNFPDITFRTTSVEPRSDTEYRVTGDLTIKDTTRPVTVEFEYTGNAVDPYGNLRVGLEGSVAISRKEFGVTWNAALEGGGVLVGDKVVLEFDISAIKQAQA from the coding sequence GTGACCGTTGACAACGCCGTGCTCACCGGGGACTACGTCCTCGACCCCGCTCACACCCGGATCGGTTTCGTCGCCCGCCACGCCATGGTGACGAAGGTCCGCGGCGCGTTCCAGCAGTTCGAGGGCACCGCCCACCTGGACGGCGCCGATCCGGCCCGGTCCTCCGCCCAGGTGGTCATCAAGGCCGAGAGCATCAACACCGGTGTCGAACAGCGTGACCAGCACCTGCGCACCAACGACTTCCTCGACGTTCCCAACTTCCCCGACATCACCTTCCGCACCACTTCGGTCGAGCCTCGCTCCGACACCGAATACCGCGTCACCGGCGACCTGACCATCAAGGACACCACCCGCCCCGTCACCGTCGAATTCGAGTACACCGGCAACGCCGTCGACCCCTACGGCAACCTGCGCGTCGGCCTGGAAGGATCCGTGGCCATCTCCCGCAAGGAGTTCGGCGTCACCTGGAACGCGGCGCTGGAGGGCGGCGGCGTGCTGGTCGGTGACAAGGTCGTCCTGGAATTCGACATCTCCGCGATCAAGCAGGCCCAGGCCTAG
- a CDS encoding DUF2785 domain-containing protein, with protein sequence MINWQNIEDADCAVPADRPLEELVRGLSRALADPDPLIRDGAAYGVLSTWIARGVIDAPRRLALGDEMAARFLDREVQARTFAPLVLDMLVSAGDLRDDWVVAFERWYPTEQDLRGYDDTLGWIHAVAHGADLLGRLGCLPEVSPVRMLDLAGARLTAPTDHVFDQLEDDRLARAIARILTRSDMSERDATAWLDPIGIRFGADRLTTPVPAHLTNCLRTLRMLYVFADRGVRPDAASAPDALHHREAVKAHLAVVLDLIVKR encoded by the coding sequence ATGATCAACTGGCAGAACATCGAGGACGCCGACTGTGCCGTGCCCGCCGACCGCCCCCTGGAGGAACTCGTCAGAGGACTCTCCCGAGCCCTGGCGGATCCCGATCCGCTGATCCGGGACGGTGCCGCCTACGGAGTCCTGTCGACCTGGATAGCCCGCGGGGTGATCGACGCGCCCCGACGCCTGGCGCTGGGCGACGAGATGGCCGCCCGCTTCCTCGACCGGGAGGTCCAGGCCCGTACGTTCGCCCCTCTCGTGCTCGACATGCTCGTGAGCGCGGGGGACCTCCGGGATGACTGGGTGGTCGCCTTCGAGCGGTGGTACCCGACGGAGCAGGACCTGCGCGGCTACGACGACACGCTCGGCTGGATCCATGCGGTGGCGCACGGCGCGGACCTGCTGGGCCGGTTGGGGTGCCTCCCCGAGGTGTCACCGGTGCGAATGCTGGACCTTGCCGGTGCCCGGCTGACGGCGCCCACCGACCACGTGTTCGACCAGCTTGAGGACGACCGTCTGGCGCGGGCGATCGCCCGTATCCTCACGCGGTCCGACATGAGCGAGCGCGACGCGACGGCATGGCTGGACCCGATCGGCATCCGCTTCGGAGCCGACCGTCTGACGACCCCGGTCCCCGCGCACCTCACCAACTGCCTGCGCACGCTGCGCATGCTGTACGTCTTCGCGGACCGAGGCGTACGGCCCGATGCCGCGTCGGCACCGGATGCCCTCCACCACCGCGAGGCGGTCAAGGCGCATCTGGCCGTGGTCCTCGATCTGATCGTCAAGCGGTAA